The DNA window GGCAGAAGAACTCTCCAGGCAAAATATCGCCGCCATCAAGCGAAATACGGAAAAACGTGCGGACATAGAGGCCCTGGGAAACGACCCGAAGGTACAGGAGGAGTTCATTCGGCGTGAACTCGGCTGGATTCGGCCTGGGGAGATTATCTACGAGTTTGTTGAGACTCGAAAGTAATGATGTCGTCATGCATGGTCGATCTCTGGCCTTTTCACTCAACAACTAACCGTTTTTCTCCCTGTTTTGCCAAATCCCTGAATCCGTGGGCCTACGGCCGGGGTATTTGTTTCGTGCGGCAAATAGCCTCCTGTCCATGGGGGCAGATTTGCCGTTCGAGCCCCATCCGTGGGCGCCTCCATCCACAAATACCCCGGGCGTAGGCTTATGCTGTGAAATCGAAAGGTTGAGTGCACATCTCACGGATTCAGGAAATCTGCAAAAAGGATCGCGTGTCCATGCTGACCCAAAAAGCTGTGACGGAATTTATGGACTATCTTTCCAGCGGACGCTGGGAGGAAGACTTCGGTTATCGTACCCCTGACGGTCAGGCGGAGATGCTCTATCTCATAGAGGGCCTTTTCGCCCTGTGCGAAAAGGCCGACGAGGTCCTGACACGCGCCCTTTATGCAAGGATGGCAGGGGCGGGTGACCAGGCAGGGGGTGGAAAAAAGGGATAGGGAACCTCTTCCGCGTCTCCCATGCAGGCATCCATCATCCGCATCAAGGCCTTTTTGAAATATGCAGGCGTCCATCTGGAAGAGGCGGGTGAGGAGGTCTTTGCCATGCGGAATAAAGAGGCAGTAATGAGGTGCTCTGACGCCGCTGTTGCCATGATCAAGGCAGTGGATGCGGCACTCGCCTCGGGAAAGGCCGGGCAGGCGTGCAAGGATCCCGGTGTCCTACAAAAAATGATCTCTGAGATCTCCTTTGACCGAGACGAGGCCAAAAGGCTTGCTGGAGACCTTTTTGACCTCGCACAGGCCCGGGAGAAGGATTTTCCTATGGAAGAAGCCAGGAGGCTCGTCAGGAAAGGGCGTGAACTTCTAGACGAGGTGAAGAGGCTCTGCCTTCCGGTCCATTGACGGAAGGCTTCGGCATCTCCAGTGTGCCTTATCCCTGCGCGTCCGGGCCCGTGCCTTTGGCGTTTTTTCCGCTCACGAGCCCCGGCTTCTCGGACTTGATCCAGGACTCGATGGCCCGTGCATCCTGGATGCGTGAGTTTTTCCCTTGGGAATCGAGAAGTACGATGACCATGGGTCGGTCTTCGATCTTCGCCCGCATGACGAGGCAGCTTCCAGCCTCCCGGATATACCCGGTCTTGCTGATGTTGATGTCCCACTTCCCTTCGCGGACGAGTGCATTTGTGTTTTTGTAGTGTAGTATCCTTCCACAGACGGGCACCTCGCACACATCCGTGGTCGAATAGATCCGTATCAAAGGATATGTATAGGCGGCCTGGACCATGCGGACGAGATCGCTTGCTGTGGAGACATTAGAGCTTCTAAGGCCCGTTGAGTCCACAAACCGTGTGTTATGCATGCCCAGGCTCTTGGCCTTGGCGTTCATGGCCGCAACAAAGGCACGTGTTCCACCGGGATAAGTTCGAGCGAGGGCCGAGGCCGCACGGTTTTCAGAAGACATGAGGGCAAGGCGAAGGAGTTCGGACCGGGTAAGGGTCGCCCCCACGGCAAGTCTCGATGAGGAATGTTTGACAGTGTCGATGTCGTCTTCCGTGATGGTGATCCTTTCATCTAAGGGAAGTCCGGCATCGAGGACTACCATGGCCGTCATGAGCTTGGTTATGGAGGCAATGGATTTTTTTTGGTCTTCGTTTTTGGAAAGGATCACCCTGTCTGACGCCTCGTCAAACACGAGCACGGATCTGGAAGCGAGATGAAGGCCTTTTGTTTTTTGGGCGACTGGCAGGGTCCTACGAGGGGCTTTTCCAGCCGTTTTTATCCTGACTGCGGTCTTTCTTTTTGTCGTTTTTTTGTAGGACGAGATCTTTTTCTTCTGTGCTAAGGTCTTGCGGGTGGATTTTTGAGAGACCTTTTTCTTTTTTTGTGTTTGCTG is part of the Deltaproteobacteria bacterium genome and encodes:
- a CDS encoding septum formation initiator family protein — its product is MAFAKAGTMRDKKRFSLDGRSPSSPRILIALFAILLLSLWCIAGPFGLAKLFRMKQRAEELSRQNIAAIKRNTEKRADIEALGNDPKVQEEFIRRELGWIRPGEIIYEFVETRK
- the pbpG gene encoding D-alanyl-D-alanine endopeptidase, producing the protein MIWLIVITFLVSSLPIGFLPSEADQRCFAATQKFQNVHDRAKKQQTQKKKKVSQKSTRKTLAQKKKISSYKKTTKRKTAVRIKTAGKAPRRTLPVAQKTKGLHLASRSVLVFDEASDRVILSKNEDQKKSIASITKLMTAMVVLDAGLPLDERITITEDDIDTVKHSSSRLAVGATLTRSELLRLALMSSENRAASALARTYPGGTRAFVAAMNAKAKSLGMHNTRFVDSTGLRSSNVSTASDLVRMVQAAYTYPLIRIYSTTDVCEVPVCGRILHYKNTNALVREGKWDINISKTGYIREAGSCLVMRAKIEDRPMVIVLLDSQGKNSRIQDARAIESWIKSEKPGLVSGKNAKGTGPDAQG